CTCGGCATGGACCCCGCCACCGACGGCCCGGCCATCCGCGGGCGGCTCGGCGTCTGCCCGCAGGAGGACACGCTCGACAACGAGCTCAACGTCTTCGACAACCTCTACATCTACGGCCGCTACTTCGGCATCGACCGGGCCACCTGCCGCGAGCGGGCCAACGAGCTGCTCGAGTTCGCGCAGATCACCGACAAGGCCAAGGCGAAGGTCGAGAACCTCTCGGGCGGCATGAAGCGCCGGCTCACCATCGCCCGCAGCCTCATCAACCGGCCCGACCTGCTGCTGCTCGACGAGCCGACCACCGGTCTCGACCCGCAGGCGCGTCACGTCCTGTGGGACCAGCTCTTCCGGCTCAAGCAGGCCGGCGTCACCCTCGTCATCACCACCCACTACATGGACGAGGCAGAGCAGCTGTGTGACCGCCTGGTCGTGATGGACAAGGGGCGCATCGCGGCCGAGGGGTCGCCGCGCGAGCTCATCGACGCCCACTCGACCCGCGAGGTGGCCGAGCTCCGCTTCGGGGTCGGCGAGCACGAGGCCCTCGCGGAGAAGATCGAGGACCTCGGCGAGCGCGTCGAGGTGCTGCCCGACCGGCTGCTCGTCTACAGCGACCACGGCGAGGACGTCGTCGCGGCCGTCATCGACCGCGGCCTGCACCCCATCGCGACGCTGGTGCGCCGCTCCACCCTGGAGGACGTCTTCCTGCGCCTCACCGGCCGGAGCCTGGCGGACTGACGTGACGACACCGCACACGGCCCCCGACGGCGCCGCCGTGACCACCGCCCGACCGGCGCCGACGGGCGCCCTGTCGGCGTGGGAGGGCATGGCCCGCCAGTACGACTACTGGCTCACCGTCCTCAAGCGCACCTGGCGCGGGGGAGTGGTGAGCAGCTTCCTCACGCCGCTGCTCTACGTCGTCGCGATGGGCGTGCTGCTCGGTGGCTTCATCGAGGCCGACCCCGACCGGCTCGACGGCGCGACGTCCTACCTCGCCTTCGTCGTCCCCGGCCTCGTCGCCTCGCACGCCATGACGATCGCGGTCAACGAGTCGACGTACCCCGTCATGGGGGCCATCAAGTGGCACAAGACCTTCTACGCCCAGCTGGCCACGCCGCTCGCCGTGCGCGACCTGGTCAACGCCTTCGTCGCGTTCGTGGTGTTCCGGGTCGCCTCGGCCTGCGCGGTCTTCATGCTGGTCCTCGCGCCGTTCGGCGTCTTCACCACGTGGTGGGGGCCGATCCTGGCGTGGGTGTCGCAGGTGCTGGTCGGCTGCGCCTTCGCCACCCTGGTCTTCGCCTACAGCGCGCGGCTGCGGTCGGAGGAGGGGTTCGGCCTGCTGTTCCGCCTCGGCGTGATCCCGCTGACGCTGTTCTCCGGGGCGTTCTTCCCGATCAGCAACCTCGGCCCGGTGCTCGAGTGGCTCGCCCGGCTGACCCCGCTGTGGCACGGCGTCTCGCTGTCGCGGATGTTCTGCGTGGGCCAGGTCGACTGGTCGCTCGTCGCCGTGCACGTCGTGGTCCTGGTCTCGCTCACCGTCGTCGGCTGGTTCCTCGCCGTGCGCCACCTCGACCGTCGGCTGGAGGTCTGATATGGCACTCGTCGACCCGATCCCCGCCCCGCTCACCCCCGCAGCCGCCACCAAGGTGCTGGTGCTGCGCAACTACGTCGTCTACAAGGACGCGTGGAAGCTCTTCATCACCGGCTTCCTCGAGCCCGTCTTCTACCTCTTCTCCATCGGCATCGGCGTCGGCAAGCTCATCGACACCTTCGAGTTCCACGGCGAGGCGATCCCCTACGCCGAGTTCGTCGCACCCGCCATGCTCGCCACGTCGGCGTTCAACGGCGCGCTGCTGGACTCGACCTACAACGTGTTCTTCAAGCTGCGCTACGAGAAGCTCTACGACCAGATGCTCGCCACGCCGCTCTCCACCGGCGACATCGCGCGCGGCGAGATCACGTGGGGCCTGATGCGCGGCTCGGTCTACTCCGCCGCGTTCCTCGTCGTGATGGCGCTGATGGGCCTGACCGACACCTGGTGGGCCGTCCTCGCCCTGCCGGCCGCGATCCTGATCGCGTTCGCGTTCTCGGCCGTGTGCATGGCCCTGACGACGTGGATGACGTCATGGCAGGACTTCGACAAGATCCAGCTCGCGCAGATGCCGCTGTTCCTCTTCTCGGCGACGTTCTTCCCCATCGAGGCGTTCGGCGACGGTGTGCTCCGCTGGGTCGTGGAGGCCACCCCGCTCTACCGCGGCGTCGTGCTGTGCCGCGAGCTGACCACGGGCGTGGTGACCTGGGAGTCGGCCGTCTCCGTGGTCTACCTCGTCGCGATGGGCATCGTCGGGCTGCTCGTCGTGCGCCGCCGGCTCGACAAGCTGCTGCTGACCTGAGGCGCTCCGGCGGGCTGGGTTCGGACGATGGACGCCTACGCTCGCGGTGACGTGATGGTCGTCGAGGAGCTCCCGATGACGGTGACCGGCAAGGTGCGCAAGGTCGAGATGCGCGAGGTGTCCGCCCAGCGCCTCGGCCTGGGCTGACCGCTGGTCAGCCCACCACCCTCTGCATCCACGCCACGTCGATCCAGCGGTCGTGCTTGCGGCCCACCTCGCGCATCACGCCCACCTCCTCGAAGCCGCACGCGCGGTGCAGCGCGAGGCTCGCGTCGTTCGGCAGGGCGACGGCGGCGACGACGAGGTGCACGCCGTCGTCGGTGAGCCGCGCCAGCAGGGCGTCGTACAGCCGCCGGCCCACGCCGCGGCCCTGGTGCCCGGGCGCGACGTAGACCGTGGTCTCGCGGGTGTGGGAGTAGGCCGGCTTGGGCCGGAACGGCGACGAGGTGGCGTAGCCGGCGACGGCGCCCTCGTGCTCGGCGACCAGGAAGTGGTCGCGCGGCCCGGAGGCGGCCAGCCGCTCCTCCCACAGCTCCATCGGCCGGGGCTCGAGGTCGAAGGTGGCATGGCCCTCGCGCGCCTCGCGGGCGTAGATCGCCGCGACGGCGGGAAGGTCGGCGGGAAGTGCGCGACGGATGTCCATTCCGGCCATTGTCCCCCGTCCGGCGGCTGGTTGGATGGCACGCATGAGCATCTCGCCCGACACCAAGGACTGGACCTGGGTCCTGGAGCGGTCGTGCCCGGAGTGCGGGTTCGACCCGGCAGCGCAGGGGCTGGCCGACCTCCCCGACCTGGTGCGCGCGAGCGCCGCGGAGTGGGCCCGGGCGCTCGCCCGCGGCGACGCGCGCCGGCGGCCCGCGCCCGACGTGTGGTCGCCGCTGGAGTACGGCTGCCACGTCCGTGACGTGCACGTGCTCTTCGGCGAGCGGCTGCGGCTGATGCTGACCGAGGACGAGCCGACCTTCGCCAACTGGGACCAGGACACCACCGCCGTCGAGAGCGACTACGCCGGGCAGGACCCGGCCGTCGTGTCCGCCGAGCTGGTGCGCGCGGCGGGAGACGTGGCCGACCTCTACGCCGGTGTGACGGGCGCGGCCGCGGACCGCCCCGGGCTGCGCTCCAACGGCGACCGCTTCACCGTCGCCTCCCTCGGCACCTACCACCTGCACGACGTCGTGCACCACCTGCACGACGTGGGGGCCGGGCTCGGGTGAACGAGACGGTCCGGGCCTACGACCTCGACGCCGCGGCGTACGCCGACGCGTCACCGGTCATGCCGGCCTCGGTCCGTGCCGACATCGAGGACTTCGTCGACCGGCTGGCTCCGGGCGCCCGGGTGCTGGAGATCGGGTCCGGCGGGGGTCGCGACGCCCGGCTGATCGAGGAGCTCGGCCTGCGGGTGCGGCGTACGGACGTCTCGCAGGGCTTCGTCGACCTCCTGCGCCAGCGGGGGTGGCAGGCCGATCTCCTCGACCCGCTCGTCGACGACCTCACCTCGCCGGAGGGCCCGTACGACGCCGTGTGGGCCAACGCCTCGCTGCTCCACGTCGCCCGGGCGGACCTGCCGACGGTGCTCGGGCGCCTCGCCGAGGTCACCCGGCCCGGCGGGCTGCTGCGGATCTCCCTCAAGGAGGGTGACGGCGAGGGGTGGTCGACGCACGGGTCGATCCGCCACCGGCGCCACTTCACCTACTGGCGTGCCGACGCCCTGCACGCCGTCGTCCTCGGTGCCGGCTGGGCCGAGGTCGAGGTGCGCGGCGAGATCTCGGGCAAGCGGTCGGAGTCGTGGCTCGAGGTGTCGGCGGTCCGTGATGGGGTGTCCCCATGAGGCACACGGAGCTCTGGGCGCGGCTCGACCAGGTCCTCGGGCGTGACTACTCGCGCACCTGGGCCGAGCTGACCGTCGTGCGCGAGCTCGACGGGCGCACGACGCGCGAGGCGCTCGACGCCGGCATCCCTCCCAAGCAGGTCTGGTCCGCGGTGCGCCGCCACCTCGAGCTCCCGGACAGCGAGCGGTGACCACCCGGCTGGAGGCTGGCCTCTCCGTGGCCGACGTGCAGCGGCGCACGGTGCGCACCCTCGTCGTCTCGCAGGCCGTCGGCGCCGTCGGCGTGACCATCGGCGTGGCGACGGCCTCCCTGCTGGCTCGTGACATCTCCGGCAGCGAGACGATGGCCGGCCTCGCGCAGACCTTCCAGGTCCTCGGCACGGCTGCGGCGGCCTACTCCCTGGCGCGGGTGATGCGACGCCGCGGACGACGCGTCGGGCTCGTCCTCGGCTACCTCGCGGGCGCGGCGGGCGCGGTGCTGGCGGTCGTCGCCGGCGTCGTCGACTCGATGGCGGTGCTGCTGCTCGGCGCGGTGCTGCTCGGCGCCACGACGGCGGTCAACAACGGCTCGCGCTACGCCGCCACCGACCTCGCCACTGAGGAGCACCGCGCCCGAGCGCTGTCGGTCGTGGTGTGGGCCACCACGATCGGCGCCGTCGCCGGGCCCAACCTCACCGGCGTGGGCGCGAGCGTCGCCCGGTCGATCGGCGTGCCCGAGCTGACCGGCGGCTTCGCCATCGGTGCCGTCGTCCTCGTGCTCGCGGCGGGGTGGGTCTGGTGGCGGCTGCGCCCCGACCCGTTGCTGCTCGCGCAGCAGGAGGCCGGCGCCGCGCCCGACGACCGCGAGCCGCGCGGGCGGTCGTGGCGTCGGTTCGTCGTCGTCGTACGCGACGTGCCGGCGGTCGGCGCCGCGGTGGTGGCGATGGCCTGCGCCCACGCCGCCATGGTCACCGTGATGATCATGACGCCGCTCCACATGGAGCACGGCGGTGCGCACCTCGAGGTCATCGGCTTCGTGATCTCGGTGCACGTGCTCGGCATGTTCGCCTTCTCGCCGCTCGTAGGCTGGGCCGCCGACCGCTACGGCCGCGCCGCGGTCCTGGTCGCCGGGGGAGTCGTGCTGCTGGTCTCGCTCGCGCTGTGCGGCCTGTCGCCGCAGGGCACGTCGTGGCAGATCTTCGCGGGGCTGTTCCTGCTCGGCGTCGGCTGGTCGTGCGCGACCGTCGCGGCGTCGACGGTGATCGCCGACCGCACGCCCATCGAGGCGCGCACCGACGTGCAGGGCACCTCCGACATGGCGATGTCGCTCACCGCCGCCGGGGGAGGCGCGCTCGCCGGCGTCATCGTCGGCTCGCTCGGCTATCCGGTGCTCGCGATGTTCGCCGCGCTGCTGGCGGGCGCGGTGCTGGTCGCGGGCACCCTCACCCACCGCCACGCCTGACCTGCTCCCGACCCCGCCCCGCCCACTCACGAACCGGGCGCGACACGCCGCACCCGGAGCCGACATCGAACACCTGTTCGGGCTACTGTGCTTCCACAGGTATGACGAGGGGCGAGGTTGTCCACAGCGTTCGACCGTCCTGATCAGGGACTGTCGGTGGCTCGCCCTAGCGTCGCAGACGTACCTCTCACGACACGACGACAAGACGGGACACTGCAATGGCTGGTGCAGACCGCGAGAAGGCCCTGGATGCCGCGCTCGCTCAGGTGGAGAAGCAGTTCGGCAAGGGCTCGGTCATGCGACTGGGCGACGAGACGCGTGCCCCGCTCGAGGTGATCCCCACGGGGTCGATCGCCCTCGACGTCGCACTCGGCCTGGGCGGCCTGCCGCGCGGGCGCGTCGTGGAGATCTACGGTCCGGAGTCCTCCGGAAAGACGACGGTCGCCCTCCACGCGGTGGCCAGCGCGCAGGCGGCCGGCGGCATCGTCGCCTTCATCGACGCCGAGCACGCGCTCGACCCCGACTACGCGAAGGCGCTCGGCGTCGACACCGACGCGCTCCTGGTCTCGCAGCCCGACTCGGGTGAGCAGGCCCTCGAGATCGCCGACATGCTGGTCCGCTCCGGCGCGCTGTCGCTGATCGTCATCGACTCCGTGGCCGCGCTCGTGCCCCGCGCCGAGATCGAGGGTGAGATGGGCGACAGCCACGTCGGCCTCCAGGCCCGCCTGATGAGCCAGGCGCTGCGCAAGATGACCGGTGCCCTCAACAACTCCGGCACCACGGCCATCTTCATCAACCAGCTGCGCGAGAAGATCGGCGTGATGTTCGGCTCGCCGGAGACCACGACCGGTGGTCGCGCGCTGAAGTTCTACTCCTCGGTGCGCCTCGACGTGCGTCGCATCGAGACGCTCAAGGACGGCACCGACATGGTCGGCAACCGCACCCGCGTCAAGGTCGTCAAGAACAAGGTGGCCCCGCCGTTCAAGCAGGCCGAGTTCGACATCATGTACGGCAAGGGCATCAGCCGCGAGGGCGGTCTCATCGACGTTGGCGTCGAGGCGGGCATCATCCGCAAGGCCGGCGCCTGGTACACCTACGAGGGCGACCAGCTCGGCCAGGGCAAGGAGAACTCGCGCAACTTCCTCAAGGACAACCCCGACCTCGCCAACGAGATCGAGAAGCTCATCCTCGAGAAGCTGGGCGTCACTCCCGCCGTCGACAAGCCCGCCGACGACCTGAGCGACGAGCCCATCGGGGTCAATGACTTCTGACCGGGCGCCCGGCTCCGCATCCGGACCCTCGTCGGGTGCGGTCGGGCCGGAGACCCGGCCGGCCCCGTCGTGGGTCGGCGACGTCGGCCTCGGCGTGGAGGCGTGGGTGGGGAAGGTCCCACCCACGCCCACCGGGACCGGCGCCGAGACCCCGGAGCCCGGCACCGATCGCCCTGCCCGAGGCGATCGCGCTGGGCGCGGCAGCGATCGAGGTGGGGGTCGAGGTGGCCGTCGCTCGGGTGGTCGCGGACGCACCCGCACCTGGGAGGAGCGCGAGGCGGCCAGGCTCGCCCGCGAGGAGGCTGCCGCCGCGGAGGTCGAGGCCGACCCCGAGGCGGTGGCCCGCAGGATCCTCCTCGACACCCTCACCGGGCAGGCGCGCTCGCGCCAGGAGCTGGCCGACAAGCTGGCCAAGCGGGGCGTGCCCGACGACCTCGCCGCCGGCCTGCTCGACCGCTTCACCGAGGTCGGGCTGATCGACGACGCCGCCTACGCCCGGCAGTGGGTGGAGAGCCGGCACCGCAGTCGCGGCCTCGCCCCACGCGCCCTGGCCCAGGAGCTGCGGCGCAAGGGCGTCGGCGACGACGACGCCAAGGCCGCGCTCGAGCAGATCGACGAGGACGACCAGCGCATCGCCGCCCGGGCGCTCGTCGACAAGAAGCTGCGCTCGATGGCAGGGCTCGACCCCCAGGTCGCCACCCGCCGCCTGGCCGGCCTCCTCGCTCGCAAGGGCTACCCCGCCGGCCTCGCGTTCTCCGTCGTCCGCGAGGCGCTGGCCGGGGCAGCCGAGGTCGACGAGCCCCACCCCGACTTCTGACCCGGGGCCGGGCTGCGGGCCCGCCTCTCCCACGGGCGACCGCCTCTGGTGGGATGGTGCCGTGAGCGAGCGCGAGGTCCTGACCTACGACCTGTTCGGCACGGCGACGCGCGAGCTGGCCCAGGAGGTGGCCGACTCGGGGTTCCATCCCGACATGATCCTCGCGATCGCCCGGGGCGGACTCGCCCTCGGCATGGGGCTCGGATACGCGCTGGCGGTGAAGAACATCTCCGTGGTCAACGTGGAGTTCTACACCGGCGTCGACCAGCGCCTCGACGTCCCGATCATGCTCCCCCCGACCCCGGCGGCCGTCGACCTGTCGGGCCTGAAGGTGCTGGTGGCCGACGACGTCGCCGACACCGGGCGCACGCTGGAGCTCGTCCACGCGTTCTGCGAGGGACACGTCGCCGAGGTGCGCACGGTCGTCATCTACGAGAAGCCCCAGTCGGTCATCCGACCCGACTACTCGTGGCGGGTCACCGAGCGCTGGATCGACTTCCCCTGGTCGGTGCTGCCGCCGGTCGTGGATCCCGACGCGATGGCGCACTGACGCGTACGCCGTCGTACGGGCGCCGGTGGGCCATGATGACCCCATGAGACCCGCCATCGCCGACGCGCTCCGCCTGCCGGGCGGACCCGTCGACCTCACGACGATCGCGACCGACGCCACGCCCGGCTTCGACGGCACCAAGACCGACGGCAGGGCCGCGCTCGCCGACATGCAGGTCGAGCTGGCCGACCTCCAGGAGCGGCTGTGGGCCGAGCGCACCGCCGGCTCCCAGCGGCGCATCCTGCTGGTGCTCCAGGGCATGGACACCAGCGGCAAGGGCGGCGTGCTGCGCCACACCATCGGCCTGGTCGACCCCCAGGGCATCCGCATCACCAGCTTCAAGGCGCCCACGGAGGAGGAGCTCGCGCACGACTTCCTGTGGCGCATCGAGAAGGGGCTGCCGGAGGCCGGCTACATCGGGGTCTTCGACCGCTCCCACTACGAGGACGTCCTCATCGGCCGCGTCCGCTCCTTCGCCGACCCCGCCGAGATCGAGCGCCGCTACGGCGCGATCAACGACTTCGAGGCCCGGCTGACCGACGAGGGCGTCTCGGTCGTCAAGTGCATGCTCCACATCAGCGCCGCCGAGCAGAACGACCGCCTCGCGGCGCGGCTGGCCAACCCCGACAAGCACTGGAAGTACGACACGAGCGACCTCGACGAGCGGACGATGTGGTCGGCCTACCGCCAGGCCTACGAGATCGCCCTCGAGCGCACGGGCACGGACGCCGCGCCGTGGTACGTCGTGCCGTCGGACAAGAAGTGGTATCGCAACCTGGCGATCGCCCACATCCTCCTCGACACCCTGCGCGGCCTCGACCTGCACTGGCCGGCCGCCCGCTTCGACGTCGCGGCCGAGATCCGGCGGCTCGCCGAGGAGGCACCGGTCCGGTGACGAGCACCGCAGTCACCGGCCCCCTCCCGACGGTCCAGGTCACCCGCTACGTCACCCCGCTGCGCGAGGGCGGCAGCCTGCCCGGCGTCGTGGAGGGCGACGACCTCGGCACCTACGTGTGCAAGTTCCGCGGCGCCGGCCAGGGCGCGAAGGTGCTCGTCGCCGAGGTCATCGTCAGCGGCCTGGCCACCCGCCTCGGCCTGCGCACCCCGCGGCTGGTCGTGCTGGACCTCGACCCCGAGCTCGCGCGCTACGAGGCCGACGAGGAGGTCCAGGACCTGCTCAACGCCAGCGTCGGGCCCAACCTCGGCATCGACTTCCTGCCCGGCTCGTTCGGCGTCGACGGCCAGGTCGGCACGGCGGACGACGAGGGGGCGCGGGTGCTGTGGCTCGACGCCTTCACCGCCAACGTCGACCGTTCGTGGCGCAACCCCAACCTGCTGCTGTGGCACGGCGACCTCTGGGTGATCGACCACGGCGCCTCGCTCTACTTCCACCACGGCTGGCGCTCGGGCGTCACCGACCCGGCGCGGTTCGCCGCGCAGCCGTGGGACGCCGCCGGCCACGTGTTCGAGACCTGCGCCGGCCGGGCGCGCGAGCTCGACGAGGAGATCGCCGCCCGGCTCGACCGGGACGCCTTCGTCGACGTGCTGGCCGCGGTCCCCGACGTGTGGCTGGAGCCGGTGCCCGGCGCGGAGACGCCCGGTGCGCTGCGCGAGGCGTACGTCGAGTTCCTCCTCGCGCGCCTGGGCACCCGCCAGTGGCTGCCGGAGGTCGCACGATGACCGCTCGCCGGATGGCCTACCAGTACGTCGTGCTGCGGTGCGTGCCCCGCCCGGAGCGCGAGGAGTTCGTCAACGTCGGCGTCGTGCTGCACTGCCAGGCCGCCGACTACCTCGACGCCTCGTGGTCGGTCGACGCCGATCGGCTCCGCGCCCTCCACCCCGGCATCGACGTCGACCACGTGTGCGAGGCCCTCACCTTCGCCGACCGGGTGTGCCGCGGCGACGAGCGCGCCGGCGAGGCGGCCCGGCAGTCGCTGGGGCAGCGCTTCGGGTTCCTCAAGGCGCCGCGGAGCACGGTGCTGCAGCCGGGCCCGGTGCACGGAGGTCTCACCGCCGACCCGGCGCGACAGCTCGCCCACCTGCGCGAGCGGCTCGTCGGCTAGCCCATGACGTACGTCGGTGCGGTGCGCGCGGCCCTCGCCGTGGCCGGCGACCCGGTGCGCGCGGCCCAGCAGCAGGCCTACATGAAGTCCGCGCTGCCGTTCGCCGGCCTGACGGCGCCGGAGCTCAGGGCCCTGCTGCGGCCCCTGCTGGTCGAGCACCGCTTCGTCGACCGGGCGCAGTGGGAGGCCGCGGTGCTCGAGCTGTTCGAGGACGTCGAGCACCGCGAGGAGTGGTACGCCGCGGTCGCGCTGCTGCGCGACCCGGCCTACCGCGCGTGGCTCGACCCCGACCTGCTGCGCCTGCTCGAGCACCTCGTCCGGCTCGGCTCCTGGTGGGACGTCGTCGACGAGATCGCCTCGCAGCCCGTCGGCCAGGTGCTGCTCGACCACCGGGGTGCGGCCACGCCGGTCGTCGAGGGCTGGTCGGTCGACCCCGGCAGCCTGTGGGTGCGGCGTACGGCCGTGCTGGCGCAGCTGCGCCACGGCGAGCAGACCGACACCGACCTGCTGGAGCGGGTGCTCGTCGCCAACCTCGATGACACGACGTACGGGCGCGAGTTCTTCGTCCGCAAGGCGGTGGGGTGGGCGCTGCGACAGCATGCGCGCACCGACCCGGCGTGGGTCCGCACCTTCGTGCAGGACCACGCCGACCGGCTGAGCGGGCTGTCGCGGCGCGAGGCGCTCAAGCACCTCACCTGACCTCGGGTGACCGGTCGCCCGAGCGACCGACCGCGACGACGTCGTGCCGGATCAGACGGGGACGAGCTCCACGGCGCCCACGGCGTAGCGGGCGAGGATCGCGCGGGCGACCGCCGGGTGCGCCCCGAGCGGGTCGGAGACCGCCACGGCACCGGCCTCGACGGCCAGCTCGGTGGCCCGGTCGGGCAGCCTGCCGGGAGCGAGGAAGAACGACGCGACGGCGACGTGGCGCTTGCCCTCGGCACGGAACGCACGCACCGCCTCGCCGGCGGCCGGGGGAGCGGCCGAGGCGAAGGCCGCGGTGACCGGGAGCCGGTGAC
The sequence above is drawn from the Nocardioides sp. zg-1228 genome and encodes:
- a CDS encoding ABC transporter ATP-binding protein, which gives rise to MISARGLRKSFGDFEAVKGIDVEVRRGEAFGFLGPNGAGKSSTMRMIASVSPVSGGELRILGMDPATDGPAIRGRLGVCPQEDTLDNELNVFDNLYIYGRYFGIDRATCRERANELLEFAQITDKAKAKVENLSGGMKRRLTIARSLINRPDLLLLDEPTTGLDPQARHVLWDQLFRLKQAGVTLVITTHYMDEAEQLCDRLVVMDKGRIAAEGSPRELIDAHSTREVAELRFGVGEHEALAEKIEDLGERVEVLPDRLLVYSDHGEDVVAAVIDRGLHPIATLVRRSTLEDVFLRLTGRSLAD
- a CDS encoding ABC transporter permease, with the translated sequence MTTPHTAPDGAAVTTARPAPTGALSAWEGMARQYDYWLTVLKRTWRGGVVSSFLTPLLYVVAMGVLLGGFIEADPDRLDGATSYLAFVVPGLVASHAMTIAVNESTYPVMGAIKWHKTFYAQLATPLAVRDLVNAFVAFVVFRVASACAVFMLVLAPFGVFTTWWGPILAWVSQVLVGCAFATLVFAYSARLRSEEGFGLLFRLGVIPLTLFSGAFFPISNLGPVLEWLARLTPLWHGVSLSRMFCVGQVDWSLVAVHVVVLVSLTVVGWFLAVRHLDRRLEV
- a CDS encoding ABC transporter permease, translating into MALVDPIPAPLTPAAATKVLVLRNYVVYKDAWKLFITGFLEPVFYLFSIGIGVGKLIDTFEFHGEAIPYAEFVAPAMLATSAFNGALLDSTYNVFFKLRYEKLYDQMLATPLSTGDIARGEITWGLMRGSVYSAAFLVVMALMGLTDTWWAVLALPAAILIAFAFSAVCMALTTWMTSWQDFDKIQLAQMPLFLFSATFFPIEAFGDGVLRWVVEATPLYRGVVLCRELTTGVVTWESAVSVVYLVAMGIVGLLVVRRRLDKLLLT
- a CDS encoding GNAT family N-acetyltransferase codes for the protein MDIRRALPADLPAVAAIYAREAREGHATFDLEPRPMELWEERLAASGPRDHFLVAEHEGAVAGYATSSPFRPKPAYSHTRETTVYVAPGHQGRGVGRRLYDALLARLTDDGVHLVVAAVALPNDASLALHRACGFEEVGVMREVGRKHDRWIDVAWMQRVVG
- a CDS encoding DinB family protein, whose protein sequence is MSISPDTKDWTWVLERSCPECGFDPAAQGLADLPDLVRASAAEWARALARGDARRRPAPDVWSPLEYGCHVRDVHVLFGERLRLMLTEDEPTFANWDQDTTAVESDYAGQDPAVVSAELVRAAGDVADLYAGVTGAAADRPGLRSNGDRFTVASLGTYHLHDVVHHLHDVGAGLG
- a CDS encoding class I SAM-dependent methyltransferase; amino-acid sequence: MNETVRAYDLDAAAYADASPVMPASVRADIEDFVDRLAPGARVLEIGSGGGRDARLIEELGLRVRRTDVSQGFVDLLRQRGWQADLLDPLVDDLTSPEGPYDAVWANASLLHVARADLPTVLGRLAEVTRPGGLLRISLKEGDGEGWSTHGSIRHRRHFTYWRADALHAVVLGAGWAEVEVRGEISGKRSESWLEVSAVRDGVSP
- a CDS encoding DUF3046 domain-containing protein — its product is MRHTELWARLDQVLGRDYSRTWAELTVVRELDGRTTREALDAGIPPKQVWSAVRRHLELPDSER
- a CDS encoding MFS transporter — translated: MADVQRRTVRTLVVSQAVGAVGVTIGVATASLLARDISGSETMAGLAQTFQVLGTAAAAYSLARVMRRRGRRVGLVLGYLAGAAGAVLAVVAGVVDSMAVLLLGAVLLGATTAVNNGSRYAATDLATEEHRARALSVVVWATTIGAVAGPNLTGVGASVARSIGVPELTGGFAIGAVVLVLAAGWVWWRLRPDPLLLAQQEAGAAPDDREPRGRSWRRFVVVVRDVPAVGAAVVAMACAHAAMVTVMIMTPLHMEHGGAHLEVIGFVISVHVLGMFAFSPLVGWAADRYGRAAVLVAGGVVLLVSLALCGLSPQGTSWQIFAGLFLLGVGWSCATVAASTVIADRTPIEARTDVQGTSDMAMSLTAAGGGALAGVIVGSLGYPVLAMFAALLAGAVLVAGTLTHRHA
- the recA gene encoding recombinase RecA, whose translation is MAGADREKALDAALAQVEKQFGKGSVMRLGDETRAPLEVIPTGSIALDVALGLGGLPRGRVVEIYGPESSGKTTVALHAVASAQAAGGIVAFIDAEHALDPDYAKALGVDTDALLVSQPDSGEQALEIADMLVRSGALSLIVIDSVAALVPRAEIEGEMGDSHVGLQARLMSQALRKMTGALNNSGTTAIFINQLREKIGVMFGSPETTTGGRALKFYSSVRLDVRRIETLKDGTDMVGNRTRVKVVKNKVAPPFKQAEFDIMYGKGISREGGLIDVGVEAGIIRKAGAWYTYEGDQLGQGKENSRNFLKDNPDLANEIEKLILEKLGVTPAVDKPADDLSDEPIGVNDF
- a CDS encoding regulatory protein RecX gives rise to the protein MTSDRAPGSASGPSSGAVGPETRPAPSWVGDVGLGVEAWVGKVPPTPTGTGAETPEPGTDRPARGDRAGRGSDRGGGRGGRRSGGRGRTRTWEEREAARLAREEAAAAEVEADPEAVARRILLDTLTGQARSRQELADKLAKRGVPDDLAAGLLDRFTEVGLIDDAAYARQWVESRHRSRGLAPRALAQELRRKGVGDDDAKAALEQIDEDDQRIAARALVDKKLRSMAGLDPQVATRRLAGLLARKGYPAGLAFSVVREALAGAAEVDEPHPDF
- a CDS encoding phosphoribosyltransferase family protein; this encodes MSEREVLTYDLFGTATRELAQEVADSGFHPDMILAIARGGLALGMGLGYALAVKNISVVNVEFYTGVDQRLDVPIMLPPTPAAVDLSGLKVLVADDVADTGRTLELVHAFCEGHVAEVRTVVIYEKPQSVIRPDYSWRVTERWIDFPWSVLPPVVDPDAMAH
- a CDS encoding PPK2 family polyphosphate kinase encodes the protein MRPAIADALRLPGGPVDLTTIATDATPGFDGTKTDGRAALADMQVELADLQERLWAERTAGSQRRILLVLQGMDTSGKGGVLRHTIGLVDPQGIRITSFKAPTEEELAHDFLWRIEKGLPEAGYIGVFDRSHYEDVLIGRVRSFADPAEIERRYGAINDFEARLTDEGVSVVKCMLHISAAEQNDRLAARLANPDKHWKYDTSDLDERTMWSAYRQAYEIALERTGTDAAPWYVVPSDKKWYRNLAIAHILLDTLRGLDLHWPAARFDVAAEIRRLAEEAPVR
- a CDS encoding HipA family kinase; translated protein: MTSTAVTGPLPTVQVTRYVTPLREGGSLPGVVEGDDLGTYVCKFRGAGQGAKVLVAEVIVSGLATRLGLRTPRLVVLDLDPELARYEADEEVQDLLNASVGPNLGIDFLPGSFGVDGQVGTADDEGARVLWLDAFTANVDRSWRNPNLLLWHGDLWVIDHGASLYFHHGWRSGVTDPARFAAQPWDAAGHVFETCAGRARELDEEIAARLDRDAFVDVLAAVPDVWLEPVPGAETPGALREAYVEFLLARLGTRQWLPEVAR
- a CDS encoding DUF3037 domain-containing protein codes for the protein MTARRMAYQYVVLRCVPRPEREEFVNVGVVLHCQAADYLDASWSVDADRLRALHPGIDVDHVCEALTFADRVCRGDERAGEAARQSLGQRFGFLKAPRSTVLQPGPVHGGLTADPARQLAHLRERLVG
- a CDS encoding DNA alkylation repair protein; its protein translation is MTYVGAVRAALAVAGDPVRAAQQQAYMKSALPFAGLTAPELRALLRPLLVEHRFVDRAQWEAAVLELFEDVEHREEWYAAVALLRDPAYRAWLDPDLLRLLEHLVRLGSWWDVVDEIASQPVGQVLLDHRGAATPVVEGWSVDPGSLWVRRTAVLAQLRHGEQTDTDLLERVLVANLDDTTYGREFFVRKAVGWALRQHARTDPAWVRTFVQDHADRLSGLSRREALKHLT